Proteins from a single region of Trichoderma asperellum chromosome 3, complete sequence:
- a CDS encoding uncharacterized protein (EggNog:ENOG41) yields the protein MVSSNGMSMSPPVMDGYATRLQESGSDSEDQQALPHRQHQHRQAQDQSLIQSRQHQGQMQKQQRQQPQTSGGSPPLQIHRNNLERLSASNLRSSFRVNASPRPGRSITPDLLQGHGGAVSAALSDSNMAHPSRSVGSQQGSPRSVPGSLGRRQGVVFSDTVCDSSDGTDSSPATQQQRNANAIRPRTRTMDASMLGPRGSGSSATEFRHRVSSVSSGSQPTVDDQKTLTPSSDPANYSTIPAVRVPEITTPTSKDKSSKSSHHHHNRRLLKRQPSRPTSPLVAPAPSIDSLPYPIPTDDANRLVVLMKALGGRMRGELEYQGEYRGTWHTGMAYIDVEKGTLMFGLGHTGQNASFHIPLVSDLRGCKVHVTGYPDAERECLEIVPSEPGLELLIRPIMSEELELWLAALLCWQQLTPLNLKVPNGKPASPAGPIRPEMRQRARSGDTTKATNIIKVGKFMLWDKGPARSAPAVVQRSSTRDHMHPSMFWRRVSCVLQDNGEFRLLMENDVSVLSIIELSQLSRCAIQGLDRSVLEEDYCIAIFPIYASTATHISVYRPVYLAVDSRIDFEVWFALLRTFAVPDIFALDDPQTDEIQDVVDIEKDLPGEVFRMEKIIRVRVVEAKIKANPVGVEWFSPEKCGRMGPDPLVGSYLAEVILDGEVRARTTTKKDTKNPFWREDCEFNDLPAVVQDLSVVLKRVDCGSDGYSKSISVQEIICGSVRIALDDVERGQGQESWQPILDDRQQNIGSMLIKVFHEEHVALLSKEYEPLSEILHRFPSGLTTLISASLPGQLRPLSELFLNIFQASGSASDWLMALVEDEIDGIGNQTSIKKYRFSNRLKSSESMESSNERELMVRDIHRTLAGEANLLFRGNSLLTQSLEFHMRRLGKEYLEEILQDKINEINELNPDCEVDPSKLMQTGGDLDQHWGRLIHLTTEIWLCIADSAERLPAELRHVLKYIRAVADDRYGDFLRTVSYTSISGFLFLRFICPAILSPKLFGLLRDHPRPQAQRTLTLIAKALQKLSNLSTFGKREEWMEPMNRFLTQQRPTFRGFIDQVCGIPADRGGRTLPPSYITPVTILNRLGPTAKEGFPSLPYLIDQARAFASLVKLWVDSRPIDVKQAQVDGELLIFNDLCFGLQKRADACLAKVVDFRNKEIPSYMSPEQLAEILEQVNFTGPYHPYYVGSPTSKPSSYEQPPGSSSSDGGDSSSKRRSKEMKRGRDDADTKKGNSPRNSSGSASGNPKQKNGKVGRTLLSGLMKIGGGRSESPDTKGQR from the coding sequence ATGGTGTCGAGCAATGGCATGAGCATGTCACCGCCAGTCATGGATGGATATGCAACCCGCCTGCAGGAGAGCGGTAGCGATAGCGAAGACCAACAGGCCCTGCCGCAccggcagcaccagcatcgaCAGGCCCAGGATCAGAGCCTAATCCAGAGTCGGCAGCACCAGGGCCAGATGCAGAaacagcagcgacagcagcccCAGACCAGCGGCGGCTCGCCCCCTCTCCAAATCCACCGGAATAACTTGGAGCGCCTCAGCGCTTCGAATCTCAGGTCTTCATTTAGGGTCAATGCCAGCCCGAGACCTGGTCGTTCCATCACACCTGACCTACTCCAAGGTCATGGTGGTGCTGTGAGCGCTGCGCTTTCTGATTCAAACATGGCCCACCCATCCCGCAGCGTTGGCTCTCAGCAGGGCTCGCCTAGGTCTGTTCCCGGGAGCCTTGGTCGTCGCCAAGGTGTTGTCTTCAGCGATACTGTTTGCGACTCTTCAGATGGCACAGACTCCAGCCCCGCGACTCAACAGCAGAGAAATGCAAATGCGATACGGCCCAGGACGCGGACAATGGATGCCTCTATGCTAGGGCCCAGAGGCTCTGGCTCCTCCGCTACCGAGTTTCGACACAGAGTTAGCAGCGTCTCGTCTGGGTCGCAGCCCACCGTCGACGATCAGAAAACGTTGACGCCAAGTTCCGACCCTGCCAACTACTCGACGATACCGGCCGTCAGAGTACCTGAAATCACAACGCCAACGTCCAAGGACAAGAGTAGCAAGTcatctcaccaccaccacaataGGCGACTTTTAAAACGGCAGCCCTCTCGCCCGACCTCGCCATTGGTCGCTCCTGCGCCTTCTATCGATTCCCTCCCGTACCCTATCCCGACCGACGATGCGAATCGCTTGGTGGTGCTGATGAAGGCTCTGGGTGGGCGGATGCGTGGTGAGCTCGAATACCAGGGCGAGTACCGGGGAACCTGGCACACAGGAATGGCATATATCGACGTAGAGAAAGGCACCCTCATGTTTGGATTAGGTCACACTGGCCAAAATGCGTCGTTCCATATACCTCTTGTCTCGGACTTGCGAGGTTGCAAAGTTCACGTCACTGGCTACCCCGATGCAGAAAGAGAATGCCTGGAGATTGTCCCCAGCGAACCTGGATTGGAACTCTTGATCAGGCCCATCATGtcggaggagctggagctgtggCTCGCGGCGCTCTTgtgctggcagcagctcacACCTCTCAACCTCAAAGTGCCCAACGGAAAACCAGCCAGCCCCGCCGGGCCTATTCGCCCTGAAATGAGACAGCGTGCCAGGTCAGGCGATACTACAAAGGCCACAAACATCATCAAAGTAGGCAAGTTCATGCTTTGGGACAAGGGTCCAGCAAGGTCAGCCCCTGCGGTCGTCCAACGGTCGTCAACGCGCGATCAcatgcatccatccatgTTTTGGAGAAGAGTTTCTTGCGTTTTACAAGATAATGGCGAGTTTAGGCTCCTTATGGAGAACGATGTTTCAGTCTTATCCATTATTGAACTATCTCAGCTTTCTCGGTGTGCCATCCAGGGCCTCGACCGTTCCGTTCTAGAAGAAGATTATTGCATTGCCATTTTTCCCATTTACGCCTCTACCGCAACACACATATCCGTCTACCGACCCGTCTATCTAGCTGTGGATAGCCGTATCGACTTTGAGGTTTGGTTTGCGCTGCTTCGAACTTTTGCCGTCCCCGACATCTTCGCCCTAGATGACCCGCAAACAGATGAGATTCAAGATGTGGTTGATATCGAAAAAGATCTTCCGGGGGAAGTTTTCCGTATGGAAAAAATTATTAGGGTCAGAGTTGTAGAGGCCAAGATCAAAGCCAATCCAGTTGGGGTAGAGTGGTTCTCGCCGGAGAAATGTGGCAGAATGGGTCCAGATCCTTTGGTCGGCAGCTACCTTGCGGAAGTGATTTTGGATGGCGAGGTCAGAGCCAGGACGACGACCAAAAAGGATACGAAGAACCCATTCTGGAGAGAGGACTGCGAGTTTAACGATTTACCCGCGGTGGTGCAAGATCTTTCTGTTGTGCTAAAACGAGTTGATTGCGGCTCTGACGGGTACTCAAAATCGATATCCGTCCAGGAGATTATATGCGGCAGTGTAAGAATCGCCCTGGATGACGTAGAGAGAGGCCAGGGGCAGGAAAGCTGGCAGCCGATTCTGGATGATAGGCAGCAGAATATTGGGTCGATGCTAATCAAGGTCTTCCACGAAGAGCATGTCGCCTTGCTGTCGAAAGAATACGAGCCGCTGTCTGAAATTTTGCATCGATTTCCTTCAGGTCTAACTACTCTcatctctgcctctctcCCAGGCCAACTGCGCCCACTTTCAGAGCTGTTCCTCAACATTTTCCAAGCCTCCGGCTCCGCAAGCGATTGGTTGATGGCCTTGGTCGAAGACGAAATCGATGGGATAGGAAACCAGACGTCTATCAAGAAATACCGATTTAGTAATAGACTCAAATCTAGCGAATCCATGGAGTCTTCAAACGAGCGAGAGTTGATGGTTCGCGATATCCACAGGACGTTGGCAGGAGAGGCTAACCTTTTGTTCCGAGGTAACTCGCTGCTAACACAATCTCTCGAATTTCATATGCGCCGCTTGGGCAAGGAGTACCTGGAAGAAATTCTGCAGGATAAAATCAATGAGATCAACGAATTGAACCCTGATTGCGAAGTAGATCCAAGCAAGCTGATGCAAACCGGAGGAGACTTGGATCAACACTGGGGCCGTCTTATTCACCTCACAACAGAAATATGGCTGTGCATCGCAGATTCGGCGGAAAGATTACCGGCAGAGCTGAGGCATGTTCTGAAGTACATTCGCGCTGTAGCAGATGACCGCTATGGAGACTTTCTCCGCACCGTCAGCTACACTTCCATATCgggcttcctcttcttgcgaTTCATATGCCCTGCCATCCTCTCCCCAAAACTATTTGGGCTATTACGGGATCACCCCAGACCGCAAGCACAGCGTACCTTGACACTCATTGCAAAAGCATTACAAAAGTTATCAAACTTGTCGACGTTTGGAAAGCGAGAAGAGTGGATGGAGCCGATGAATCGCTTCTTGACCCAACAGCGGCCAACCTTCCGAGGCTTTATCGACCAGGTCTGTGGTATTCCGGCTGATCGAGGCGGCAGGACCTTACCTCCCAGCTATATCACGCCTGTCACCATACTGAATCGACTAGGGCCTACAGCGAAGGAAGGATTCCCTAGCTTGCCATACTTGATTGACCAAGCTCGAGCCTTTGCGAGTCTCGTCAAACTGTGGGTAGATTCACGGCCTATCGATGTCAAACAGGCGCAAGTCGATGGAGAGCTGTTGATATTCAACGATCTATGCTTTGGGCTGCAAAAACGCGCCGATGCCTGTCTTGCCAAGGTGGTTGATTTCCGAAACAAGGAGATACCGTCGTACATGTCCCCCGAACAGCTGGCCGAGATCCTGGAACAGGTCAACTTTACTGGGCCATACCACCCGTATTATGTGGGAAGCCCAACCTCTAAGCCCAGTAGCTACGAGCAACCTCCtggaagctccagcagcgacGGAGGCGACTCAAGCTCGAAAAGACGCAGCAAGGAAATGAAGCGTGGAAGGGATGACGCAGACACGAAAAAAGGCAACAGTCCCCGAAATTCGAGCGGTTCAGCCAGCGGAAAtccgaagcagaagaatggAAAAGTCGGCAGGACTCTTTTGAGTGGCCTCATGAAGATTGGCGGTGGAAGATCCGAGAGTCCAGACACAAAAGGGCAACGATAA
- a CDS encoding uncharacterized protein (EggNog:ENOG41), translating into MSLASPAQITPTAITGDRRSTMADERSTGGDLTPRAIDVASSDRQTEQSKKESKSKKRSLFGFGKKKTEAQSKAGPGAGSPYTAQEPSKPSTTRSTTRSTTSPIQLAHGDHPFAPSSPTRAFSGSPRISSPATSQIFERDVQDHTLLKSSSPAIPSHIQTENYIPPVLDDASEAITNNKLDPDSVEIVTHASHQPASVAVPGTSAIHTPYDQGPSDWASELASFADRIGFPADSASNYGSLDSADVRRLSFISFADVVQAEHSGHHLPSMSSRDNMHIVGLTSLSASAMNRSPSPIRSPVSSQGPGTSPPTSNPGSIKGLDMSPSRKPIGSPSSGNYTLTTPGELNIETMSQALKRTGSRDFNSSVRSNPQSPV; encoded by the coding sequence ATGAGCCTCGCCTCGCCAGCCCAAATCACTCCCACCGCCATTACCGGCGACCGACGCAGCACCATGGCCGACGAGAGGAGTACTGGCGGCGACTTAACGCCCCGAGCCATCGACGTCGCTTCATCCGACAGGCAGACAGAACAGAGCAAGAaagagagcaagagcaagaaacgAAGTCTGTTTGGctttggcaagaagaagacggaggCTCAGTCCAAGGCTGGTCCTGGAGCAGGGAGCCCGTACACTGCCCAAGAGCCGTCAAAACCGTCAACCACGCGCTCTACCACGCGATCAACCACGTCGCCAATTCAGCTTGCCCACGGCGACCACCCATTTgccccttcttctcctacCCGTGCATTCTCCGGCTCCCCGAGAATATCTTCCCCGGCGACGTCCCAGATATTCGAACGTGATGTGCAAGACCACACTCTCCTGAAATCCTCATCCCCAGCCATCCCAAGCCACATCCAGACCGAGAACTACATCCCTCCTGTATTGGATGATGCGTCagaagccatcaccaacaacAAGCTGGATCCCGACAGCGTTGAGATTGTCACTCACGCTTCCCACCAGCCCGCCTCGGTCGCCGTCCCCGGCACAAGTGCCATTCACACGCCATACGACCAGGGCCCGAGTGACTGGGCTTCAGAACTCGCCTCGTTTGCAGACCGCATAGGATTCCCGGCCGATAGCGCTTCCAACTACGGCTCCCTCGATTCTGCCGATGTCAGACGCCTCTCCTTCATCTCGTTTGCAGATGTCGTCCAAGCAGAACATAGTGGCCACCATCTACCTTCCATGTCATCGCGAGACAATATGCACATTGTCGGGCTTACGTCTCTTTCTGCATCAGCCATGAACCGATCGCCATCACCAATTCGATCGCCAGTCTCCAGTCAGGGACCCGGAACCAGCCCACCAACGAGCAACCCCGGCAGTATAAAAGGCCTGGATATGAGCCCGTCGCGAAAACCGATTGGTAGTCCTTCCAGCGGAAACTACACTCTGACAACGCCGGGAGAGCTAAATATCGAGACGATGAGCCAGGCGCTAAAACGGACCGGAAGCAGAGACTTTAACAGCAGCGTTCGCAGCAACCCTCAGAGTCCTGTGTAA